In Canis lupus dingo isolate Sandy chromosome 1, ASM325472v2, whole genome shotgun sequence, a single genomic region encodes these proteins:
- the ACP4 gene encoding testicular acid phosphatase, with amino-acid sequence MARPGFWGLPVGPLLLLLLLLPPPPQALTEGPLVFVAVVFRHGDRAPLASYPTDPHKEAITALWPRGLGQLTTEGVRQQLELGRFLRSRYEAFLSPEYRREEVYVRSTDFDRTLESAQANLAGLFPEAAPGRPEAAWRPIPVHTVPVTEDKLLRFPTRSCPRYHELLREATEATEYQTALEGWTDFLTHLENYTGLSLVGEPLRRAWKVLDTLMCQQAHGLPLPSWASPNVLRTLAQISALDIGAHVGPPRAAEKAQLTGGILLDAILANFSRVQRLALPLKMVMYSAHDSTLLALQGALGLYDGHTPPYAACLGFEFRRRLGDPDEDAGNITISLFYRNDSTGLPLPLSLPGCPGACPLGRFRQLTAPARPPAHGVPCHGSHEPATPAATVVPLLAGAVAVLAALSMVLGLLAWRPSCLRALGGPV; translated from the exons ATGGCCAGGCCAGGGTTTTGGGGCCTCCCCGTTGGacctctcctgctcctgctcctgctgctgccaccGCCGCCCCAAGCCCTGACAGAAGGACCCCTGGTGTTTGTGGCTGTG GTGTTCCGCCACGGCGACCGGGCCCCGCTGGCTTCCTACCCCACCGACCCACACAAGGAGGCCATCACTGCTCTGTGGCCGAGAGGCCTGGGCCAGCTGACTACG GAGGGGGTCCGCCAGCAGCTGGAGCTGGGACGCTTCCTGAGGAGCCGCTACGAGGCCTTTCTGAGCCCGGAGTATCGGCGGGAGGAG GTGTATGTTCGCAGCACCGACTTTGACCGCACGCTGGAGAGCGCTCAGGCCAACCTGGCGGGGCTATTTCCCGAGGCTGCCCCAGGGCGCCCAGAGGCTGCTTGGAGGCCCATCCCTGTGCACACGGTGCCGGTGACTGAGGACAAG CTGCTGAGGTTCCCCACACGCAGCTGTCCTCGATACCATGAGCTGCTGAGAGAGGCCACGGAAGCTACGGAGTACCAGACTGCCCTGGAGGGCTGGACA GACTTCCTGACTCACCTTGAGAACTACACGGGGCTGTCATTGGTCGGAGAGCCACTCCGCAGGGCGTGGAAGGTTCTGGACACGCTGATGTGCCAG caAGCCCATGGTCTTCCCCTCCCATCCTGGGCCTCCCCGAATGTCCTCCGGACCCTAGCCCAGATCTCAGCTTTGGATATTGGGGCCCATGTGGGTCCACCCCGAGCAGCTGAGAAGGCCCAGCTGACAGGGG GGATCCTGCTGGATGCCATTCTTGCCAACTTCTCTCGGGTCCAGCGCCTGGCACTGCCCCTCAAGATGGTTATGTACTCAGCT CACGACAGCACTCTGCTggccctccagggagccctgggtCTCTATGACGGGCACACCCCACCGTATGCTGCCTGCCTCGGCTTTGAATTCCGGAGGCGCCTTGGGGACCCGGACGAAGATGCAGG GAATATCACCATCTCTCTTTTCTACCGAAACGACTCCAccggcctgcccctgcccctcagcctTCCCGGGTGCCCAGGCGCCTGCCCACTAGGCCGCTTCCGCCAGCTCaccgccccggcccggcctccgGCTCATGGGGTCCCCTGCCATGGCTCCCATGAGCCTGCCACCCCTGCAG CCACTGTGGTGCCCCTGCTGGCTGGGGCAGTGGCAGTGCTGGCAGCACTCAGCATGGTGCTGGGCCTGCTGGCCTGGAGACCCAGCTGCCTGCGGGCCTTGGGGGGCCCCGTGTGA